Proteins found in one Labrenzia sp. VG12 genomic segment:
- a CDS encoding hybrid-cluster NAD(P)-dependent oxidoreductase, translating into MIPMPGRDTPVWTDSEVLECVMVVPEAPDVKTFSFRPPSGATFVYKAGQFITLDLPVPGGNVQRTYTLSSSPVSNAYVSVTVKAHADSIGTRWMLDHLKPGMRIKAYGPAGLFHLPPSPDGKYLFISAGSGVTPMMSMAQTLFERGEDPDICFIQCANRPVELIFRQKLEYMASRVTGLQLHFVVSKSDPYEVWTGYRGHFNQLMLGLMCNDYLERDVFCCGPEGFMDSVREILNALGYDMDRYHQESFQAPAETKEELTEFDDVVPQDDVQAQIVFSNSQVSAWCSETDTVLAVAKDAGLNIPSGCTFGVCGTCKVKKVSGEVHMVHSGGISEEDVEAGYILACCSNPIGTVEVEV; encoded by the coding sequence ATGATCCCGATGCCCGGGCGCGACACGCCCGTCTGGACCGACAGCGAAGTCCTGGAATGCGTGATGGTGGTGCCGGAAGCACCGGATGTGAAAACATTCTCCTTCCGCCCGCCCTCCGGCGCGACCTTTGTCTACAAGGCCGGGCAGTTCATAACCCTGGACCTGCCGGTTCCCGGCGGCAACGTGCAGCGGACCTACACGCTGTCGTCTTCACCTGTATCCAACGCCTATGTCTCGGTGACCGTGAAGGCCCATGCCGACAGCATCGGCACGCGCTGGATGTTGGACCACTTGAAGCCGGGCATGCGGATCAAGGCCTATGGGCCGGCCGGCCTGTTTCATCTGCCGCCCAGTCCCGATGGCAAGTACCTGTTCATCTCCGCTGGATCCGGCGTCACGCCGATGATGTCGATGGCGCAGACCCTGTTTGAGCGCGGTGAAGACCCGGACATCTGCTTCATTCAATGCGCCAATCGGCCGGTTGAGCTGATTTTCCGCCAGAAGCTGGAGTATATGGCCAGCCGCGTGACCGGCCTGCAGCTCCATTTTGTCGTGTCAAAGAGCGATCCTTACGAAGTCTGGACCGGCTACCGGGGTCATTTCAACCAGCTGATGCTCGGCCTGATGTGCAATGACTATCTGGAGCGGGATGTCTTTTGCTGTGGCCCGGAAGGCTTCATGGACTCGGTGCGCGAGATCCTGAATGCCCTTGGCTACGACATGGATCGTTACCACCAGGAGAGCTTCCAGGCACCGGCCGAAACCAAGGAAGAGCTCACCGAATTCGACGATGTCGTGCCGCAGGACGATGTTCAGGCCCAGATCGTTTTTTCCAATTCGCAGGTCTCGGCCTGGTGCTCGGAAACCGACACGGTCCTGGCAGTCGCCAAGGATGCGGGCCTCAACATCCCCTCCGGCTGCACATTCGGTGTCTGCGGCACCTGCAAGGTCAAGAAGGTCTCCGGCGAGGTTCACATGGTCCATTCCGGCGGTATCAGTGAGGAAGATGTCGAGGCCGGGTACATCCTAGCGTGCTGTTCCAATCCGATCGGCACCGTGGAAGTGGAAGTCTGA
- a CDS encoding bifunctional diguanylate cyclase/phosphodiesterase, which translates to MEQGNERVLAQRLLELAFKADLSAIAVSFTAGIGTCGYLWLQGGDQGFLLYWVIALFALSALRIIAHLRNGENGSTSALNLELASRWRWQNVTGLQCAGIMWAVLSMHTIATMPMESAFVLVLVVFSMSTGATGTLAPLNWPAKFYFLLMVGPIVAAFLARPMPEVTLAVVGLLFFLLNVVFHKANHQTLLKSEQLRLANGKLASALSREQAELKSLNEGLERRVKERTEDLLFLAEHDLLTGILNRTGASNYLATLAEHGGSNKKTVVLFIDLDRFKEMNDGLGHAVGDEVLRTVAARLRENSPSGAAVCRWGGDEFLILYPVDGSNALEEGRALADTLRGAVEAPIRAMSHELRVGFSAGVSISAMDQSSLYEAIRSADLALGEVKRQRRGATRVFSDDLGKRFERQLLISQSLRSALSKEELKVAYQPVVSAETHQLVAYEALLRWKSPFLGDVRPDEFIPIAEDLGEIIPIGKYVLDRGLEELAASEFGKTGVKLAINVSATQLVDNRWPQIVESTLTKHGISAEQLILEVTETAFDAADDNLVQSVLRACRQLGVEVHIDDFGTGYSSLERLHQYPVTALKIDRSFVQQMSSGGLAIIEGSLVIAKKSGLKTVAEGVETLEQARALAKLGVDHLQGYYFGKPEFHFNRPFKGPLSDANAG; encoded by the coding sequence TTGGAACAAGGCAACGAAAGGGTGCTGGCACAGCGTCTGCTCGAGCTGGCGTTCAAGGCGGATCTTTCTGCGATTGCGGTTAGTTTTACAGCGGGAATAGGCACCTGCGGCTATTTATGGTTGCAAGGCGGGGATCAAGGTTTCCTGCTGTACTGGGTCATTGCCTTGTTTGCACTATCAGCATTGCGGATCATCGCGCATTTACGAAACGGAGAAAATGGCTCAACCAGCGCTCTGAACCTTGAACTGGCGAGCCGTTGGCGATGGCAGAACGTCACCGGGTTACAGTGCGCAGGCATCATGTGGGCCGTGCTATCAATGCACACCATCGCGACGATGCCCATGGAAAGCGCATTTGTGCTGGTCTTGGTCGTGTTCTCCATGTCGACTGGTGCGACAGGAACGTTGGCGCCTCTCAACTGGCCTGCAAAGTTTTACTTTCTTTTGATGGTTGGGCCAATAGTTGCCGCGTTCCTGGCTCGACCGATGCCGGAAGTCACGCTCGCCGTGGTCGGATTGCTCTTCTTTCTGCTTAACGTCGTTTTCCACAAGGCCAATCATCAAACGCTTCTTAAGAGCGAACAATTGCGCCTGGCCAACGGCAAGCTCGCTTCTGCGCTATCTCGTGAACAGGCAGAGTTGAAAAGTCTAAACGAGGGTCTCGAGCGACGGGTCAAGGAAAGGACGGAAGATCTTCTCTTCCTCGCTGAACACGACCTGTTAACTGGCATCTTGAACCGAACCGGCGCGTCGAACTACTTGGCGACTCTTGCCGAACACGGAGGCTCGAACAAGAAGACCGTGGTGCTCTTCATTGATCTGGACAGATTCAAGGAAATGAATGATGGCCTTGGTCACGCCGTTGGCGATGAGGTGCTGCGAACGGTAGCCGCAAGGCTTCGGGAAAACTCTCCCTCTGGTGCAGCTGTCTGTCGCTGGGGTGGGGATGAGTTTCTGATCTTGTATCCGGTAGATGGGTCAAATGCGCTGGAAGAGGGGCGGGCGCTGGCAGATACTTTGCGCGGTGCTGTCGAGGCGCCAATTCGCGCTATGTCACATGAATTGCGCGTAGGTTTCAGTGCTGGTGTTTCAATTTCGGCGATGGACCAGTCCAGTTTGTATGAAGCAATTCGATCGGCCGATCTTGCGCTTGGCGAAGTGAAACGTCAGCGACGAGGGGCGACACGCGTGTTCTCCGACGACCTGGGCAAGCGGTTCGAGCGTCAGCTTCTGATTTCTCAGAGCTTGAGGAGTGCACTTTCAAAAGAGGAATTGAAGGTCGCGTATCAACCGGTCGTGAGTGCCGAAACTCACCAGCTTGTAGCTTATGAAGCACTTCTTCGATGGAAGTCACCGTTTTTGGGTGACGTCAGGCCGGATGAATTTATTCCAATTGCGGAAGATCTTGGAGAAATCATACCAATCGGGAAATACGTTCTCGACCGTGGATTGGAAGAACTTGCTGCATCCGAATTCGGTAAGACCGGTGTCAAGCTTGCGATTAATGTTTCCGCGACACAGCTGGTGGACAACAGATGGCCGCAAATCGTCGAGTCAACGTTGACAAAACACGGCATTTCCGCCGAACAACTCATTCTTGAAGTGACGGAAACCGCCTTTGATGCGGCTGACGACAATCTCGTGCAAAGCGTGCTGCGCGCATGTAGGCAGCTAGGAGTTGAGGTTCATATTGATGACTTCGGTACAGGTTATTCATCGCTTGAGCGCCTGCATCAATACCCGGTGACTGCTCTTAAAATTGATAGGTCTTTTGTTCAGCAAATGTCTTCCGGTGGACTCGCAATCATTGAAGGAAGTTTGGTGATTGCGAAGAAAAGTGGTCTGAAAACGGTGGCAGAAGGCGTTGAAACGCTGGAGCAGGCGCGGGCGCTCGCCAAACTTGGTGTTGACCACTTGCAGGGCTACTACTTCGGGAAGCCGGAATTCCACTTTAACCGGCCCTTTAAGGGCCCTCTTTCGGACGCGAATGCGGGTTGA
- a CDS encoding DUF302 domain-containing protein — translation MLKLSMKWFAPFFMGTALFIATSATTSAQSIPEGVTAYQVEAEFEDVRFDLENAIVNRGLVIDYVSHIGDMLNRTAKDVGGGKQIYMQAQSMLFCSADLSRKAMEADAINIAYCPYSVFVFEQPDKPGTVTVGYRNLAETGSDASKAAIASVNALLDSLAREAAGQ, via the coding sequence ATGTTGAAATTGTCTATGAAGTGGTTTGCACCTTTCTTTATGGGAACCGCACTTTTCATTGCAACGAGCGCGACTACATCGGCGCAATCCATTCCGGAGGGCGTGACGGCCTATCAGGTCGAGGCGGAATTTGAGGATGTGCGCTTCGATCTGGAAAACGCCATTGTCAATCGCGGGCTCGTCATCGACTACGTTTCCCACATCGGTGACATGCTGAACCGGACAGCGAAGGATGTCGGCGGCGGGAAGCAGATCTACATGCAGGCACAGTCGATGCTGTTCTGTTCCGCTGACCTGTCGCGCAAGGCGATGGAGGCCGATGCGATCAACATCGCCTATTGTCCCTATTCGGTCTTTGTGTTCGAGCAGCCCGACAAACCCGGAACGGTCACCGTCGGCTACCGGAACCTTGCAGAAACGGGGTCCGACGCCTCAAAAGCGGCAATCGCCAGCGTCAACGCGCTGCTTGATAGCCTCGCACGGGAAGCTGCCGGCCAATAG
- a CDS encoding DNA alkylation repair protein → MTSAQDWTVHSVLAELRAAGSEENRAGMARFGIDSSRAFGVPLSVLRPLARKIGRSPDLVPSLWQSGWHEARLLAILLTPPKALTPDLALSWLEEIQSWDLCDQLTNVLARREGSDELVIMLAADEREFVRRAAFALIAWRAVHAKNAPDAEFTAYLELIERYAVDDRNFVWKAVNWSLRQIGKRSLTLHEPALALAERLGASDDKTARKVGRTAAKELSSEKVLLRLNERAVG, encoded by the coding sequence ATGACTTCTGCCCAGGATTGGACAGTTCACAGTGTGCTTGCCGAGTTGCGTGCAGCCGGCTCGGAAGAGAACCGGGCCGGCATGGCCCGGTTCGGTATCGACAGTTCGCGGGCCTTCGGCGTGCCGCTGTCGGTTCTACGTCCCCTCGCCCGCAAGATCGGCCGATCACCGGACCTCGTGCCATCGCTTTGGCAAAGCGGCTGGCATGAGGCGCGTCTGCTCGCCATTCTCCTGACGCCGCCCAAAGCCCTGACACCGGACCTGGCGCTGTCATGGCTGGAGGAGATCCAGTCCTGGGATCTGTGCGACCAGCTGACAAACGTACTCGCCCGGCGCGAGGGATCGGACGAACTGGTCATCATGCTGGCGGCCGATGAGCGGGAATTCGTCCGCCGGGCAGCCTTCGCCCTGATCGCGTGGCGCGCGGTCCACGCCAAGAATGCACCGGATGCCGAGTTTACGGCCTATCTGGAGCTGATCGAGCGCTATGCAGTCGATGACCGAAATTTCGTCTGGAAAGCGGTAAACTGGTCCCTGCGCCAGATCGGCAAACGATCGCTGACGCTGCACGAACCTGCCCTCGCTCTGGCCGAACGCCTTGGCGCTTCCGACGACAAGACAGCACGGAAAGTCGGCCGCACGGCCGCGAAAGAGCTGTCCTCCGAGAAGGTGCTGCTCCGCCTCAACGAACGAGCCGTTGGCTGA
- a CDS encoding NAD(P)-dependent oxidoreductase — MAKVAFIGLGVMGYPMAGYLKTKGGHDVTVYNRTTAKAEKWAKEYGGSFATTPKEAAEGCDFVFACVGNDDDLRSVTTGTDGAFHGLKEGAIFVDNTTASAEVARELHAAARDKGCGFIDAPVSGGQAGAENGVLTVMCGGDQDVFDKAKPVIECFAKFVGLMGESGAGQLTKMVNQICIAGLVQGLSEAIHFAKKADLDVEKVISAIRGGAAQSWQMENRWETMNAGKFDYGFAVDWMRKDLDICLQTARDTGARLPVTALVDQFYAEVQAMGGNRWDTSSLIARLENADK; from the coding sequence ATGGCAAAGGTTGCGTTCATCGGTCTGGGTGTCATGGGATACCCGATGGCGGGGTACTTGAAGACCAAGGGCGGTCACGACGTCACCGTCTATAACCGGACCACCGCCAAGGCCGAAAAATGGGCCAAGGAATATGGCGGCAGCTTCGCCACAACGCCGAAGGAAGCCGCCGAAGGCTGCGATTTCGTTTTTGCCTGCGTCGGCAATGACGACGATCTGCGCTCCGTCACGACGGGCACGGACGGTGCCTTTCACGGACTGAAGGAAGGCGCCATCTTCGTCGACAACACCACCGCTTCGGCAGAAGTTGCCCGCGAGCTTCATGCGGCCGCCAGGGACAAGGGCTGCGGCTTCATCGATGCTCCGGTTTCCGGTGGCCAGGCCGGTGCGGAAAACGGCGTTCTGACCGTCATGTGCGGCGGCGACCAGGATGTTTTCGACAAGGCCAAGCCGGTCATTGAGTGTTTCGCCAAGTTTGTCGGCCTGATGGGCGAAAGTGGCGCCGGCCAGCTGACCAAGATGGTCAACCAGATCTGCATTGCCGGCCTGGTCCAGGGCCTTTCGGAAGCCATTCACTTTGCCAAGAAGGCAGACCTCGACGTGGAGAAGGTCATCTCGGCCATTCGCGGTGGCGCCGCCCAGTCCTGGCAGATGGAAAACCGCTGGGAAACCATGAATGCCGGCAAGTTCGACTATGGTTTTGCCGTCGACTGGATGCGCAAAGATCTCGACATCTGCCTGCAGACCGCACGCGACACAGGTGCCCGGCTGCCGGTGACTGCGCTGGTCGACCAGTTCTACGCCGAAGTTCAGGCCATGGGCGGCAATCGCTGGGATACGTCCAGCCTGATCGCCCGGCTAGAGAATGCGGACAAGTAA
- a CDS encoding LysR substrate-binding domain-containing protein: MDWRALPSLNALRAFAVVAETRSFSAAGRELNVTHAAVSQQIRGLETFLGFQLVVREGRGVALTPEGDRLFDGLSSGFDIIRDTVDELLQEDVARPLNITMTPSFAISWLMPRINDFRLKHPEIELMLNPTAQVVELRPGGVDLAIRFGSGDWPGFDSELFLATNFAVVGASCLIGDRNIEKPEDLLQFPWLQEYGTNELAIWMERQGVVPKGKLSITHLPGYMVLEGVRRGEGISATAKTFIEADVAAGSMQVLFEEGVNPGTGYHLVTRPGIKRPPLKAFLNWMRFMRPEDTD; encoded by the coding sequence ATGGACTGGCGTGCACTTCCGTCTCTGAACGCACTGAGAGCCTTTGCCGTGGTTGCGGAAACCAGGAGCTTCTCAGCGGCCGGCCGCGAACTGAACGTCACGCATGCTGCCGTCAGTCAGCAGATACGAGGTCTGGAGACCTTTCTCGGGTTTCAGCTGGTCGTGCGCGAGGGCAGAGGTGTTGCCCTTACTCCGGAAGGCGACCGCCTGTTTGACGGGTTAAGCAGCGGCTTCGACATCATTCGCGACACGGTCGACGAACTCCTGCAGGAAGATGTCGCCCGGCCGCTGAACATCACCATGACGCCGTCCTTTGCGATCAGCTGGCTGATGCCGCGGATCAACGATTTCCGCCTCAAGCATCCGGAAATCGAGCTGATGCTCAATCCGACGGCGCAGGTGGTCGAGCTCCGGCCCGGCGGCGTGGATCTCGCCATCCGCTTTGGCAGCGGTGACTGGCCCGGTTTCGATTCCGAGCTCTTTCTGGCGACAAATTTTGCGGTTGTCGGCGCCAGCTGCCTGATCGGGGACCGGAATATCGAAAAGCCGGAAGACCTGCTTCAGTTCCCCTGGCTTCAGGAATACGGCACCAATGAACTGGCCATCTGGATGGAGCGGCAGGGCGTGGTTCCGAAGGGCAAGCTCAGCATCACCCATTTGCCGGGATACATGGTGCTGGAAGGTGTGCGGCGCGGTGAGGGCATCTCTGCAACCGCAAAGACCTTCATCGAGGCAGATGTTGCTGCCGGCAGCATGCAGGTGCTGTTCGAAGAAGGCGTCAACCCGGGGACGGGCTATCACCTGGTGACCCGACCGGGCATCAAGCGGCCGCCGCTGAAAGCCTTCTTGAACTGGATGCGGTTCATGCGGCCGGAAGACACCGACTAG
- a CDS encoding PLP-dependent aspartate aminotransferase family protein yields the protein MSSELPKASGLHPDSLLAHGGGGHDAATGAVVPPIPTATTFVRDEDYEPVSPGHIYSRDDNALYRRTENLIASLEAGEDSRLFASGMAAVAAVARLVRPGGTLLVQSGIYWGTTLFLRKLCARNNVALIEADATDLQAFLDEISVTKPALVWLEVPSNPFLQVADIQKISARCKQAGAVLCVDATAATPLIIKPLALGADLVMHSATKALNGHSDLLGGVVSTGDAASEAWQAIIEERKLAGAVLGSFETWLLLRGLRTLALRVERMNTNAQAVADFLDAHPKVETVLYPGIASHPQHALARSQMQGGFGSLMSVQIKGGRDAALKVAGALDLFQRATSLGGTESLVEHRYTIEGEGSGIPENLLRLSIGIEHSADLIGDLDQALAGI from the coding sequence ATGTCCAGCGAATTGCCCAAAGCCTCCGGCCTCCATCCTGACAGTCTGCTGGCCCATGGTGGCGGTGGCCATGATGCAGCAACCGGCGCCGTTGTGCCACCGATCCCGACTGCGACGACCTTTGTGCGCGACGAGGACTATGAACCGGTCAGTCCGGGTCACATCTACAGCCGCGACGACAACGCGCTCTACAGGAGGACCGAGAACCTGATCGCTTCCCTGGAAGCTGGCGAGGACAGCCGCCTCTTTGCGTCCGGCATGGCGGCCGTTGCAGCCGTTGCCCGGCTGGTCCGGCCAGGCGGGACACTCCTGGTTCAATCGGGCATCTACTGGGGCACAACCCTGTTTCTGCGCAAGCTCTGCGCCCGCAACAACGTTGCCCTGATCGAAGCCGACGCCACGGATCTCCAGGCGTTTCTCGACGAGATTTCCGTCACGAAGCCCGCTCTTGTCTGGCTGGAGGTGCCGAGCAATCCGTTTTTGCAAGTGGCAGACATCCAGAAGATTTCTGCCCGGTGCAAACAGGCCGGCGCCGTCCTTTGCGTTGACGCAACGGCGGCGACACCCCTGATTATCAAGCCGCTTGCACTCGGCGCCGATCTGGTGATGCATTCCGCCACCAAGGCCCTCAACGGCCACTCAGACCTTCTCGGCGGTGTCGTTTCCACCGGAGATGCCGCAAGCGAGGCCTGGCAGGCAATCATCGAAGAGCGCAAACTCGCCGGCGCCGTACTCGGCTCCTTCGAGACCTGGCTTCTGCTGCGGGGTTTGAGAACACTGGCCCTTCGTGTGGAACGCATGAATACCAACGCCCAGGCCGTCGCGGACTTCCTGGACGCGCATCCGAAAGTCGAGACCGTGCTCTATCCAGGCATCGCCAGCCATCCGCAGCACGCCCTTGCCAGATCCCAGATGCAAGGCGGATTTGGATCCTTGATGTCCGTTCAGATCAAGGGTGGAAGGGATGCCGCTCTGAAGGTTGCCGGTGCGCTGGACCTGTTTCAGCGGGCAACCTCGCTTGGCGGCACCGAGAGCCTTGTCGAGCATCGCTACACCATTGAAGGCGAAGGCTCCGGCATCCCGGAAAACCTGTTGCGGCTGTCCATCGGTATTGAGCACTCGGCTGACTTGATCGGCGATCTCGACCAGGCGCTTGCCGGGATCTGA
- a CDS encoding ABC transporter permease, translated as MTAANPATGMARPPAPPRRWSNTRILGHVLMALWIISGVSLVFYLGSNIASPFVDKYWFNYVKGFIVTLQIVGVSLLIGALLSIPIAVARASSWKIFSAPAYGYVYFFRGTPLLAQTFLIYYGAGTFRPELEAVGLWAFFREAWYCVVFAFSLNTAAYQAEILRGAILNVPKGQWEGAAALGISKPVAFFKIILPQALMVALRPYGNEIILMIKGSAIASIVTIYDLMGETRRAYSRSYDFQAYIWAAVAYLMIVETLRRVWDKIEARLTRHLKR; from the coding sequence ATGACTGCCGCCAACCCCGCCACGGGCATGGCCCGCCCGCCTGCACCGCCGCGACGCTGGTCGAACACCAGGATCCTCGGCCATGTACTGATGGCCCTCTGGATCATCTCCGGCGTGTCGCTGGTCTTCTACCTCGGCTCCAACATCGCCAGTCCGTTTGTCGACAAGTACTGGTTCAACTACGTCAAGGGGTTCATCGTCACGCTGCAGATCGTCGGCGTGTCCCTCTTGATCGGCGCCCTGCTCAGTATTCCGATTGCCGTTGCACGCGCGTCCAGCTGGAAGATCTTCTCCGCACCGGCTTATGGCTATGTCTATTTTTTCCGGGGCACCCCGCTGCTCGCACAGACCTTCCTGATCTATTACGGCGCGGGAACCTTCAGGCCCGAACTGGAAGCTGTCGGACTTTGGGCCTTCTTCCGGGAAGCCTGGTATTGCGTCGTCTTTGCCTTCTCGCTGAACACGGCGGCCTATCAGGCGGAAATCCTGCGCGGAGCAATCCTGAACGTGCCGAAGGGGCAATGGGAGGGCGCCGCAGCGCTCGGCATCAGCAAACCGGTCGCCTTCTTCAAGATCATTCTGCCCCAGGCCCTGATGGTGGCGCTGCGACCGTATGGCAACGAGATCATCCTGATGATCAAAGGCTCGGCCATTGCGTCCATCGTGACCATCTACGACCTCATGGGCGAGACGCGCCGCGCCTACTCGCGGTCCTACGACTTCCAGGCCTATATCTGGGCGGCCGTTGCCTATCTCATGATTGTCGAAACCCTGCGCCGCGTCTGGGACAAGATCGAAGCACGCCTCACCCGCCATCTGAAACGGTGA
- a CDS encoding ABC transporter permease — MEEALTLLSFGEQGWGDTIALGVLVTVSLAIATLPFGLVLGFLIALAKNSSEPSLKLAANIYTTIFRGLPELLTLFLVYFGVQIGIQQGLKLLGFDTYIEVNSFVAGMVALALVFSSYASEAFLSAFRGIPQGQYEGGHALGLSRYQTMTLIILPQLIRLALPALGNLWLILLKETSLVSVIGLADLVREAGIAARVTKEPFLFFGVACLIYLVLAMISSTGLARIEKWSKRGEAAR; from the coding sequence ATGGAAGAAGCTCTGACGCTACTCTCCTTCGGGGAACAGGGCTGGGGCGACACGATCGCACTTGGGGTCCTGGTTACGGTTTCACTGGCGATCGCCACCTTGCCATTCGGACTTGTTCTCGGGTTCCTGATTGCGCTGGCAAAAAACTCAAGCGAACCCAGTCTCAAGCTCGCCGCCAACATCTACACGACAATCTTTCGTGGCTTGCCGGAACTGCTGACGCTGTTCCTTGTCTATTTCGGTGTCCAGATCGGTATCCAGCAGGGACTGAAACTGCTGGGCTTCGACACCTATATCGAAGTGAATTCCTTCGTCGCCGGCATGGTGGCGCTGGCGCTGGTTTTTTCGTCCTACGCGTCGGAAGCCTTCCTGTCCGCGTTCCGCGGCATTCCGCAGGGCCAGTATGAAGGCGGCCACGCGCTTGGCCTGTCGCGTTACCAGACCATGACCCTGATCATCCTGCCGCAGCTGATCAGGCTCGCCCTGCCCGCGCTCGGCAATCTCTGGCTGATCCTGCTGAAAGAAACCTCGCTTGTCTCCGTGATCGGCCTGGCTGACCTCGTGCGCGAAGCCGGTATCGCGGCCCGCGTGACCAAGGAACCGTTCCTGTTCTTCGGTGTCGCCTGCCTGATCTATCTGGTCCTGGCAATGATTTCGTCGACCGGCCTCGCCCGGATTGAAAAATGGTCCAAACGGGGAGAAGCCGCGCGATGA
- a CDS encoding ABC transporter substrate-binding protein: protein MRVLRMAAAAVAVLAAVGGAEAKDWSKVRIGTEGAYPPFNSLTADGQLVGFDIDIANALCEEMKVECEFVTQDWDGMIPALQAGKFDAVIASMSITEERLQKVDFTNKYYNTPPAIAVPKDSKIAGTSDADLKGVALGAQSSTTHSNYAEEKLPSADLKLYPTPDEYKLDVASGRVDAVIDDVVVLSDWLATDDGACCKLLGTLTPDPVINGEGAGIAIRKDDGELKEKFNKAIEAILANGKYKEINDKYFTFDVYGG from the coding sequence ATGCGTGTTTTGCGTATGGCTGCGGCCGCTGTTGCAGTTCTGGCTGCTGTGGGTGGCGCTGAGGCGAAAGACTGGTCAAAGGTGCGCATCGGCACCGAAGGCGCTTACCCTCCGTTCAACTCCCTGACCGCTGACGGTCAGCTGGTCGGCTTCGACATCGACATTGCCAATGCTCTTTGCGAAGAGATGAAGGTCGAGTGCGAATTCGTCACCCAGGACTGGGACGGCATGATCCCGGCTCTGCAGGCCGGCAAGTTCGATGCCGTGATCGCGTCCATGTCGATCACCGAAGAGCGCCTGCAGAAGGTCGACTTCACCAACAAGTACTACAACACCCCGCCGGCAATTGCCGTGCCGAAGGATTCCAAGATCGCCGGTACATCCGATGCGGATCTGAAAGGTGTTGCGCTTGGAGCCCAGTCTTCCACGACCCACTCCAACTATGCCGAAGAAAAACTGCCGTCGGCTGACCTGAAGCTCTACCCGACCCCGGACGAGTACAAGCTCGACGTTGCCAGCGGCCGTGTTGACGCCGTGATCGACGACGTTGTCGTTCTGTCCGACTGGCTGGCCACCGACGACGGTGCCTGCTGCAAGCTGCTCGGCACGCTGACCCCGGATCCGGTCATCAACGGTGAAGGCGCCGGCATCGCGATCCGCAAGGACGATGGTGAACTGAAAGAGAAGTTCAACAAGGCCATCGAAGCCATCCTGGCGAACGGCAAGTACAAGGAAATCAACGACAAGTACTTCACGTTCGACGTTTACGGCGGCTAA
- a CDS encoding glutathione S-transferase family protein — MADLELFIGNKNYSSWSFRPWIALTHKEVPFRETLVPFDFDNGNPKFQAFSPSRKVPVLKDGDLTVWDSLAILEYVAELFPEAGFWPKEQSDRARARAISAEMHSGFPDLRGACPMNMRRPSETLQVNAAVKADVARIVDIWQECLGRSGGPFLFGDFTIADAMYAPVVSRFATYQLSDAPVVAAYSAVMTGTSAWQAWQEEAVKEPWTVAVDEI; from the coding sequence ATGGCAGATCTTGAACTCTTTATCGGCAACAAGAACTATTCCTCCTGGTCGTTCCGGCCGTGGATCGCGTTGACACATAAAGAGGTTCCGTTTCGTGAAACCCTGGTGCCGTTCGACTTTGACAATGGCAATCCGAAATTCCAGGCCTTTTCACCAAGCCGGAAGGTGCCGGTTCTCAAGGATGGCGACCTGACCGTTTGGGACAGTCTTGCAATCCTGGAATATGTAGCCGAGCTTTTTCCGGAGGCAGGCTTCTGGCCGAAGGAGCAATCTGACCGGGCCCGGGCGCGCGCGATTTCGGCGGAAATGCATTCCGGGTTTCCCGACCTGCGGGGCGCCTGCCCGATGAACATGCGCCGGCCTTCAGAAACGCTTCAAGTCAACGCGGCGGTCAAGGCGGATGTCGCCCGGATCGTTGACATCTGGCAGGAGTGCCTGGGCCGCTCCGGCGGACCCTTCCTGTTTGGTGACTTCACGATTGCCGACGCCATGTATGCACCTGTTGTCAGCCGGTTTGCGACATATCAGCTGTCGGACGCGCCGGTCGTTGCAGCTTACAGCGCTGTAATGACAGGCACGTCAGCCTGGCAGGCGTGGCAGGAAGAAGCGGTCAAGGAGCCCTGGACGGTGGCCGTCGACGAAATCTGA